The genomic region CTCTCCTCAGCCAGCCATTGTAGACTTTTCTGGGGTGTATATTTGACAACACCCATACGCTTTGGTCTTCTGCCTTTGTTAAGTCTCTGTTTTTTCCTTCCACCTTTTCTGATTCTTGACCTCACGACAATGATTCCCTGCTTTGCTTTGTAGCCCAGAGCCCTTGCTCTGTCAACCCTGGTGGGGGTGTCGACTCTCACAACACTCGCACCAGCCCTCCACTCGGGTATTCTCCTTCTGAGCAGTTCATGAAGATAACCTTCTTTTGGTCTTTTCCATGCCTGAGAAATATATTTATATATAGCCATGTTGTTCACCTAGAAATCGTTAAAATGTATTCCTTGAGTTCTGGAGTTATCATATATAAAAATTACTGAGAATGATTCTGTTGATTTATTGATGGTATAACAGTATTAAGGCTGAAGTCGCCTGAGCTGGATTTTGATAGAATAAAGCGTGGTCAACCATTTAGATGGGCGTTGTGAACGAACTGCAATCTGCTGTTAGACAAGCGCCCATGTAGCTATTTCTTCTTTCGGGTATTTCTCCTCCTTATGAACTCGTCATAAATCTCTCTCTGCCGATTTCTTATTTTGTCCATTTTCCTATCTATCTCATCTATTTGCTTTCTTTCCCCTATATTAGGGGAGTTTTGTCCCAAGAGAGAATCATATTCGTATGTTCCCCTATGTTCCCCTATCTTCCCTCAATATTTCCAGTTTTTACCCAATTTCCTATGTTCTTCTTTCAATTCTTCGTCACTCATTTTCTTCACATCTTTATTGGCTATTTTTACACCTCCTTTTCTTGTATTTGCTACATTGGCGAATGGACGTTCCGCCTACTGACTATTCCTATAACTTTTTATTCGCACAACTTCCCGGATGAGTGTTAAACTGAAGTTTTTAAGGCTTGATTTTCTCCTGGCTTTTGACATTAAAAAGCTTTTGCCACAGGAGGTGTGGCTAGTGTCTCAGCAACTTAATTTTATGACAACTTTATAATCTCCAAATACTATACTGTCTTCATGGATTGGGGGAAGAAATGACCTGAAAAAGAAGATAGATTGAAAGTTCATGAGAGAGAGAGTTGATAGCAAACTATCTAGGTATTATGTCACATAATTAAATTGGCATAACACTAGTGTTACTATCCAGTCAGATGTCTTCTTATTTCAAAATTTAATGGATAGTTTATTCAATCTCTTTTTTTGCATCTTCAAAAATATCCCTGACCATTCTGGTAAATTCCCTCAGCCTCTCCTCATTCCTGGCCTCGACAGTGGCCCTGATTAATGGTGTTGTATTGCTTGCCCTCAGAAGAGCCCAGCCGTCATCGAATTCTACTCTTGCTCCATCAGTGATGTCAATCCTGTAGCCCCTTGCCCTGAACTTCTCAATTATCTTCTCTATGACTCTGAACTTTATACTATCCTTGCAGGAATAGTTCTCATGAGCCTTTGGATAGCTTGAGATATCATCTGCCATCTTGCTGAGTTTTTTATCCTTTTTTGATAGAATCTCTGCAAGCTTGAGGCTGACAACAAGAGGGTCGTCGAAATAGTAAAAGTCGGGATAGAAGTAATGGGCCGAGGTTTCCATCGCAAAGATTGCAGAATATCTTTTAATAGCATCACATACAAAGACATCTCCAACCCTTACCCTTGCCACCTCACCACCTGCCCTTGAAATCTCCTCTTCCACTATGCTGGAGCATTCGACATTGGCAACAACTGTTCCGGAACCTTTCTCCCTGAGAATCTCTCTCGCAACAATTATGCCTATCTTCTCATTCTGTACCACCCTGCCAAGGTCGTCAATAAAAACCACCCTGTCAGCATCGCCGTCATAGGCAATTCCAAAATCAGATTTCATCTCTCTCACACTCAGCATAAGGTCTTTTAAATTCTCTTCTTTTGGTTCATTCGGTCTTCCCGGAAAAGTTCCATCTGGTTGAGCATTGAGAGTTCTGACATCAAAACCAAGCTTTCTGAAGAGATAGGGAGATGTGAGTGAGGCTGTTCCATTACCGGAGTCTATAATAACCTTTAAACTCCTTTCAGGAGAAAATCTTGGTAGAAGGTATTCTTCATACTCTTTAAGTGTTGATTCTGGACTTATTGTAAAGAGACCACCGACTCTGTTCCAGTTAGCAGTTTTAAATTTTCCACTGAAAAAAATCTTCTTTATCTCTTCATTTTCTTCAGTGTAGCCTGTGCCATCGCTTCTCCTGAACCTTATGCCGTTATACTCCGGAGGATTATGGGAAGCGGTGATATAGGCTCCAGCCTTAAAATCTCCTTTCATTGTTTTAAAGTTTGCAACAGGTATTGGTACTACTCCTGTGGAGTAGACATCTATTCCTGTGGAAGCCAGACCAGAGCAGAAGGCTCTCTCTATAATTGAGCTTGTAACTCTTGAATCCATACCCACCAGAACCTTACCCTCTCCTCCGAGATAGGTTCCAAATGCAGTGCCGATTGTAGCTGCGTTTTCAGCATAAAACTCTTTATTAAAAATTCCCCTTATATCATAGGCTCTAAAAATATGCTCCATGCCATCACCTGATTTAACTTATCAGGATAGTTATTTAATATTTGGGAATAAAAAACATAGAAAAGTGAGTGAGAAGTCAGTCTCTTATGCTATCAAGGAGCAGCCTCTTCTCAGTCTTTGCCACCATCTCCCGGATAGTTTCCACTGCATCGGGATTGGCTGAAATACTTGTTATTCCAAATTCAACAAGCTTCTTTGCCACCTGCGGGTCACTCCCTGCCTGTCCGCATATACTTGTATCGACACCAGCCTTTCTACACGACTTTATAACCATCTCTATCAGCTTGAGCACTGCAGGATGCTTCTCGGAATATAGTTTTGCAACCCTTTCATTGTTTCTGTCCAGAGCAAGGGTATACTGGGTCAGGTCATTTGTCCCAAAACTTATAAAGTCTAAACCTTCGGCTATGAAATCATCAATTATGAGAGCAGCAGCAGGTATCTCAACCATTATTCCAAATTTCACATCTTTGTGAGGCCTCAATCCCACGCCTGCGGCAATTTTTTTGGCAGCTTTCAGCTCTTCAGGATGCTGGACAAGTGGTATCATAACACCTATATTTACGAAGCCCTCATCCACAAGGCGCTTTATTGCCTTAAACTCTGCCCTCAGAAGCTCAGGCTGGTCAATTCCACGACGAATACCACGCCATCCCAGCATGGGATTGTGCTCATGGGGTTCATCCTCTCCGCCCTCGAGTGTTCTGAATTCATCGGTAGGAGCATCGAGAGTTCTGTACCATACCGGCTTTGGATAAAAGGCTCTGGCAACCTTTCTCACACCTTCAGCAATCTTATCAATAAGCTTGTCTTCCTCGCCATCTTTTATGAACTTTATTGGATGCTTTCCTATGCCAAGAATCATGTGTTCCACTCTAAGCAGACCAACACCATCGGCAAAAGGAGCAATCCTGGGAGCCACTTCAGGTATGGAAATATTTGCCTTGACATCTGTGGCTGTGATTATCTTTGTGGCAGCAGGCGCTGGAGCCTCTTTCACCTCATCAGCTTTTTCTGTTATTCCCCTGTATACTACACCTCTGTAACCATCTACTGTAATCTCCATATCATTGCCCAGCTGCTTTGTGGCATCTCCGGTACCGACAACACAGGGTATACCGAGTTCTCTGGATACTATGGCAGCATGGCATGTCATACCACCCTCATCAGTTAATATGGCTGAAGCACGCTTCATTGCTGGCACCATGTCCGGGTTCGTCATGGTGGCCACAAGAATATCTCCCTCCTTGACCATATCAAGCTCCTTTGTGCTGGAGATTATTCTCGCCTTGCCTGTTCCAATGCCCGGTGATGCTCCCAGACCTTTAATGATGACCTCGTTTTCATCCTCTTTAATCTCCTCTCTGTCACTTTCCTTCCCATATAATACTGTTATGGGTCTTGCCTGAAGAAGGTATAAATTTCCTGCTTCGTATGCCCATTCAATATCCTGAGGAGAATCATAATGCTTCTCAACCTTCTTCCCAATCTCTGCCAGATTTAAAATTTCATCATCGCTGAGAACCTGTGCCGTGGCTTTGTCATCAGGCACCTTTATTTTGACGGTTTTCCCGGTTTTTTCGTCTCTTGTAAACATTGTTTCCTTTTTGGCAATATCTATCTGAATTATCTTATTTTCGCTTTTGCTGACAATATAGTGGTCTGGTGTAACGCTCCCTGAGACCACACCTTCACCCAGTCCCCAAGCAGCCTCAGTAACAATTTCATCTGTGTCGCCGGTTGCAGGGTGAACAGAGAACATTACTCCTGCCTTCTCGGCATTCAGCATTCTCTGAATAACAACAGCGATACTTACCTTGCTATGGTCGAAGTTCTGCTTTTCTCTGTAGAAAATTGCTCTCGGAGTGAAAAGAGAAGACCAGCACTCTCTGACATATTTTACAACCTCGGCTTCACCTTTAACATTTAGAAAAGTGTCCTGCTGCCCTGCAAAGCTTGCCCCCGGCAGGTCTTCAGCAGTTGCAGAACTTCTGACTGCAACAAATATAGATTCTGAACCTGAAAGTTTTCTGTAACTCTCAATTATATCCTTTTCAATATCCTCAGGTACAGGCATCTCGTCTATAAGTGCCCTAATTTTCTCTGAGGCTTCGGTTAACTCGTCATTGTTATCCACATTGGCCAGGGAGAGAATTTCCATCACACTGTCAGTAATCCCGCTTTTCTTCATAAATTTGTTGTAAGCCTGTGAAGTTATAACAAAACCCTCGGGAACATGCAGCCCGGCCGCTGTAAGTTCTCCCAGATTTGCACCTTTTCCACCTGCTATGTCAATATCACCTTTCCTAATCTCACTAAACCATACAATATTCATTTTATCACCTTGAGTATTCTCTTTTTAGAACGTAGATATCCTTTTTCGCCGAGGTTGTATAGAAGTTTGACATCCTGACCCGGAAGGTTAAGATAAATTCTGAGGAAATTTGGCCTTAGAAGGTTGAACTCTTCCTTTTTAATCAGAGAGGCATCTTCTCTGGCGAAAAGTTCTCTTATGGCCCTTAGAGCTGCAATGCTCCTGGAAAAATTCTTAAGGGATGTAAAACTGGGACTTATATTACCATTCTCTATTCTTGATATGGTCTCCCTCCTCAATCCGAGAAGTTTTCCAATCTCTTCCTGAGTAACACCCATACTTTCCCTGAGCTCTTTTATGGTTCTGCCCGGAATCTCCGAGGCTACAATTTCCCCCCCAATCTCCTGAACACTCTCCTTAAATCGCTGTGCAGTTACCACAATATCACATCTCTGTAATAAAAACTGTTAGGAGTTAAAATATAAAAACCTTTTGTTACGTATTACATCACAAAAATAAAAATAGAGGTTAAAGGTTAACCGTGTCTTCCAGTTACCTCTACCTGTGTAACAGCTGTTGAGCCGCATTCACGGCACTTCGCAATTGAACCTTCTATATGGTCAAAAACTGTTTGACATTTTGCACACTGATAATGGCTCACTATATCACCTCAGAGAGGTGAGGTTAAACTCATATAAAAATCTTTCCTGTTCCGTTCTGTTGTTCAGAGTTCCAATATTCTGTACTTTTGTAAACTCTCTGTTATGTAGTATGAGTTATAATATGAATTTTAAGAAAATACCTAGAATTATGACCTCACAGGAACTTATAGATATGGCCTTCAGCAGAAGTATAAAAGAGACAAAGAAAAAGTTATCTTATCTTAAAGGCAACAGATTGAACAATGCAAGAAAAATAGAGCAAAAAAAATTGGAGATTGCTTCTAAAGAGTCCAGGCAATATCTCGACACAATTTTAAAAAAGACACCATCTTTCACATCTCTTCCAGATTTTTACTATGAACTCATATCTTTAACAATTGATATAGATAAAACCAGAAAGGCACTGGGGGCCCTCAAGTGGGCAAGTGAAAGAATAGGGTCTCTTGAAGGCTATTACAGAGGGAAGATAAAAGCTTCTCAGACCAAGGAAGAGTTTAAAAAGAAGAGAAGAGAGTTCTTCGGAAGGCTGGCATCAGTACTCAGACAGATAGATGGTGAACTTGAGTACCTTCAGGTTATGAAAGGAAAACTCAAGAATCTACCGATATTTAAGGAAGAATTTACTGTAGTAATAGCTGGAGCTCCAAATGCTGGTAAATCCTCCCTGCTTAAGGCTATAACCGGCGCTTCCCCGAAGATTGAAGGTTATCCTTTTACCACCCAGAAACTTCTTCTGGGTTATATGCTGGATGGAGTTAGAGAGTATCAGATTGTCGATACCCCCGGGCTTCTTGATAGGAACATAGAAGAGATGAATCCTGTTGAAAGACAGGCAATTCTGGCCCTGGGCAATCTTGCTGATATTATAATATTTGTTTATGACCCAAGCGAGACATGTGGATTTTCAAAATCCAGCCAGTTTGATATACTTGAAAATATTCAAAAAAATTTTAATAGCAATGTTCTTGTTATGCTTAGCAAGGCCGATCTGCTGGAAAAAGATGAGATAAATGAGATAGTAAAATTTTTCCATGATAAAATATATATATGTTCTGTAAAGGATAATTATGGGATAGATAAAATAAAAGAATATATTATCACTGAAGCAAAACGAATAATTTAAATATGATAATCCTTTTATATTATAATTATTCCTTTATAAGGAGGAATTAAAGTGGCTAAAATACTTGTTGTTGATGATGAGCCTGATGTTGCGTATCTAGTTAAAAAAATTCTAACTGATATCAACCATGAAGTTGAAACAGCTAATTCGGGGAAGGAAGCTCTTGATAAGATACATTCTGGTTATAAACCTGATTTAATCCTTCTGGATGTTATGATGCCTGAGATGGATGGCTGGGAGGTCTCAAGGAGGATTAAGGAGAATCCATCTACTAAAGATGTGATTATAACTATGTTTACAGTCCGTTCAGATGACGAAGATAAAGTTACAAGTCTCGATAGAGGTCTTGCAGACTGGCATATAAGCAAGCCGTTTAAAAAGGATACCTTAATAAGAACAGTTGAGTGGCTTCTCACAAAACCCCTCAAAAGAGAGGACTAGTTATGGGTATTTCTATAGCTGTTTGTTCCGGAAAGGGCGGTACAGGCAAAACTACAATTTCGGCTAATATGGGCGTGAGCTTGGCTCAATTTGGTAAGAACGTGATTATTATAGATTCTGACATTGAAATGGGGAATATAGAGCTTATACTCGGTCTTGAAGGAGTGTATAAAACGCTTCACGATGTTCTTGCCGGAGATGTTGATGTATCAGAGGCAATATATGATGGGCCTGGCGGCGTTAAGGTTGTGCCGGCAGGAATTTCTCTCGACTCTTTGAGAAAGGCGGACCCCGATAAGCTGGAAGATGTCATAAATGTTCTGAAGGAAGCTGAAATATTAATAATAGATGCTCCTGCTGGTCTGGGAAGGAGTGTTCTGACAGCTATATCCTCTGCTCAGGAAGTCCTTCTTGTTGTAAACCCGGAGATTTCAAGTATGAGCGATGCCCTGAAAACAAAGATAGTCGCAAATAAGCTTGGAGCTCATATACTCGGAACTGTACTGAACAGAGCTACCTCGGACAGCACGGACCTTACAGTAATGGAGATAGAGTCTATTCTTGAAACTCCTATACTTGCTGTTGTGCCAGATGACCCTGAGGTTAAACATAGCAGTGCCTTTGGAGTTCCTGTGGTGATTAAAAGCCCAAACGCTCCTGCTGCAGTTGCAATTAAAAAGCTTGCGGCTGACCTCATTGGAGAGGAATACATTGTACCTGTTGAGGAGAAACCATCCTTTGTGAATAAGCTGATTTCAGGGCTGTTTGGAAAATAGATAAAAATATAAGAAAGTTATATTTTTTTAAGTACAAGCTTTCGTTTTCTGTATCTAACCACAGGGCACCTGTTGTGGCAGGCTGAACAGTGACTGCACTTATCAGTAAGAATTCTCGCCTTTTCATCAAGCTCTATGGCATTATTTTTGCACTGTGCAAGACATACACCGCATCCAAGACATAGCTCGCTTCTTTCTTTTGCTTCAATTATACTCTCAATAATTTTTCTGAAATTCCCTGAATTTTTAACCTCAGCCACTGAGTCATCAAAAATTTTTACTCCTTTAACCTCTATATAATCCGTACATCTTTCAACTCTTCCGAGAGCTGAGAGCATATTAACAAATCTCTCCCGTTCTTTAATCTCTGGTAATTTTACAGTTATTTTACCATGTTCTTCTGAATAATTCAGGATATAGTCTATCCCTTTTTTCTCTAACTTTATTCCGATATTCTCAGCCATCTGTCTCTGTCCGCTTGGAAGAGAGCGCCATCTCCATAAACCAAGTTCAGCCTCTTCTCTTGAATATTCCCTGAGAAGATTCTCCTCCAGTATTGAATAGAGGTCACTGTGAATATCCTTCACCAGCATCAACTCTGACACCTCGCTTCCCGGACATGCCCAGCAGCCAATTCTTTCGAAGCCCCTGAAATAGAGCTCGTTAATCTCGACTCCCTCTCTCACAATGTAAAGCCATACATGGAGAGCAGTCCAGTTCTGTATCGGTGAGGCACCAAGCTGGAATGGGAGCCAGGGGTTCCTCCACACTCTGTTGCTCTTTGACCTGGCCTCGGACTCATAACGCCTCTGACCTATAAAGCTGAGGCAGCCCTCAGGAAAGTTCTCCTTTATAACTTTAGCTGTGGGCCCAAGCTTTATTACTTTGCAGCACCACCTGTAGTCTCTTGCAGGAAATCCAAAGACCTCAATTCCTCTGAAGAACCTGTCACCTGCTTCAGCCATGAGAAGCTTATCCTCGGGTACAATCTTTTTCACAGCTTCAATAGTCTCTGGAAATTCTATACCTGTATCTGTGAATAGCACTCTGTAGTTCTCAGTAGCTTTATCAACGAGTAGAAGGGTGGCAAGACTGTCTTTGCCGCCCGAAAATGCCACGACAACAGGCAGTTTATTTCTCTCCACAGTGCTCTTTATAAAATCAAGAGCTTCTCTTTCATAGCTGTCAATTACTTCAAGGTTGGCTTCAATCGCCTTCTTCAGATTTCCTTTATTTGAGAGAGTTCTGCTTTCAAAATCCCGGGAAAATCTCCTGAGCTTTACAAACATACCTTTCTCTCTTTTTTCTGCCTCTTTTCCTGAAAACCTTGCTTTACCCACACCCACAACTCTATCCATGGAAATAACAATCACACTGTCTCCTGCTTCTATGCTCTCATCAAAACTCTCAACTCCCGGCATGAGAACACTACCCTTATCCAGAAATTCGAGTACATCCTCCTTAACCTCCACAAATTTTCTCTTTCCCCCTGCATATAGCCTTGAAGCCCCTTCAAGAGAAGGTAAAAAGGAGAAACCTCTCTTTTCAAGGTCATAGTAGAGGCTTCCAAGCACAATGCCATCCTGTATAATCTCATCGAAACGGTCAAAGCCGGAGCTCTTGTTGAGAAGGCATATTTTCTCTGGGTCAATCAGAGGAGAGCCAAATTTTTCAAGAGTTGTTGAGTTTATAAGCTCAATATCACTGGGAAAAGCAGGTCTGACGTCACCTGGCGGTGAAATCGCAACTTCTTCAGTTTCACTGCTGCATATTGAGCATCTCCTTCCGAGTACAGGCAGGTTGCAATTTCTGCACCATCTCAAGTTTATTCTTCCCAGATAGGGCGACTTCATATTCCAGCTCCTGTCATGCTTCTGAACTCTTGCTTCTCTCTTAAAAATCTTCCCATATTCAGCAGAGAAAGCCTTAACCACATTAAAGGATTTCTTCAATAATCTTCATGAGTTCTGAATAGCTGTTGACAGCTCTTGGGTACTCCATCCCGGGTCTTCTTATAATTATTAGAGGTATATCTAAATCGCTGCAAGCACAGGCTTTTTCCCTAAGACCGCCTTTCTCTCCGCTTTCTTTGGAAATCACAGCATCAGCACCGAACTCTGAGAAGAGGGCTCTATTCAATGCTCTTGAAAAGGGTCCCTTCATGGCAACAATATTCTCTCTGGCAATGCCCAGAGCTTCAACTTCGGCTATAACCTCGGGAGTGGGAATAATTCTTACAACAACTCTGTTTTCCTGTCCAAGAGCGGAAAGAAATTCACTTAAACCTTTACTTCCTGCAGTATAAAAAATATTTGAAAAGCACACTGAAAGCTCTCCTGCCTCTTTTATATCTGAAACACATATAGCATTTTCAGGCAGAAAGCTCTCCCTCTCATAGCGGAGATATTCAACCCCTGTCATCTTTGCTGCATATATGGCATTCCTGCTTGCCTCAACAGCAAAGGGATGGGTTGCATCTATTATCAGTTTCACCTCTCTATCTTTAATAACTCTGAGCATATTGTCTTTATTCAATTTTCTCCTCAGGATATCTCCTCCCTCAAGCAGAGATTCTCCAAATGTAGTTGTCACAGTTATAAAAAAGGGGTAATCTCTCTCTTCGAGAAGAGCTGCTATTTCTCTGCCCTCTGTTGTCCCTCCAAGGAGCATTATCATCTTTTTCCAACTCTGTATCCCCGCGGGGTTATTATCCATTTTTTATAGATATAGCTATGTGAATTTCCTATGATAACAGTTGTGAGCATGTCAATCTCTTTATGAAGCATCTCCTTAAGGGTGGCTATTTCAACTTTCTCGCCATTTCTGCAGGCATCTGCAACAATACCCACAGGCGTTTCCGCATCTCTGTATTTCAGAAGTATTTCTCTTGCAAGAGCTATCTGCCTTACTCTCTTCATACTTTTCGGGTTATATAGGGCAATAACAAAATCTCCGGCACCGGCTGCATGAAGTCGCTTTTCAATCACTTCCCAGGGTGTTAGAAGGTCACTTAAACTTATTACAGCAAAATCATGACCGAGAGGTGCGCCCAGAAGAGCAGAGGCTGCAAGGGCTGAGGTTACACCAGGAACAACCTCGAAATCAATATCCAGCTTCTTCTCAGCCATAAGTTCAAGCACAGGACTAGCCATACCATAAACTCCCGCATCGCCAGAGCTTACCACCACAACCTTCTCACCTTCCTGGGCGAGGGATAGAGCTTTTTCTGCCCTCTCAATCTCCTGCCTCATTCCGGAGGAGAAAATCTTCTTATCACCGGCAAGCTCTTCTATGAGCTTTATATAACTCTTATACCCAACCACAACACTGCTTTCTTCAATTGCCTTCTTTGCTCTTGCAGTGATGTGCTCCTTATACCCAGGTCCTATGCCAACTATACTGAGCTTCCCGAGCATAGTTTCTGAGTAAAGGGTAACTATTTATTTCAATTATTATAATAAAAAACTATGTTCATGCATAGAAGGCCCAGCTTAAAGGCAAGGGAGGCTATGGCAGAAGCTGCCATGAAGCTTGGGGAAGGGGCGGAGTCGGCAGAAGAGCACCATCAGGTTAAGGAGGCAGAGAAGGTTCTCTCTGAAGCTCTCGGCAGGAGAGTCAGGCTTATGGCAAGTGGTGATTCTGCAATTCTGGCTGCAGTTAAGATAGCGGGGAGAAGAATTTTAATCCCTGACCAGGGAGGATGGAAGAGTTTTAGAACCATTCCGGAGATACTGGGAAAAAAAGTTGTTGAATTGGAAACCGAACTTGGAATTATAGAGCCTGAAAAACTTGAAGATGCCATACATAAGTTCCAGCCCAGTGCCTTTCTATTCACCTCTTCTGCCGGGTACATGGCCGAGCAACCTGTGGAAGAGATTGTGAGGATATGCAGAGAGGAAGGGGTTTTAACTATAGAGGATATTTCAGGTGCTTTCGGGGACCGTTTTTCAGGCAGGGCTGATATTGTGGTATGCTCAACGGGGGCTCCGAAGATATTAAATTTAACCTCGGGAGGTTTTATAGGCGGGAAAGAACTGGATGGGGCAATGGAGATAATAAGAGCTTCAAGAATTTCTCCGGTGATGGCTTCAGGTCTGATCGAGGAGATAAAGTTTGCACGCCATGTCATTGACAGGCTTTACAGGGGAGTGGTGGTTATCAAAGAGGAGATTCCTGAGGCATTGTTTCAGGAGAGCAGGGGTATAGCAGTGGGCATACTATGCAACAATCCAAAGAAGGTGGCATACAGAGCGAGAGCTCAGGGTATGGTTACTGACATAGGAAGGAGTTTAATAACCACATGTCCCAGATATGAAAGATTTAATGATAGAGGTATAGTTGTGGAACTCAAGAAGGTTGATGTTCTGGACCTTGGTGATGAGGATTTTAAAGCCATGGCAGATATGGTTGGGAGGGCTCTGTCACCTGAAATAGTATAAGCATTTATTCCTTTCCAACAGGGCACATATCTGTACACATAGTACATTTTTTATGTTTATCAAGCCTTGAATTGTACTCGTCACAGGCCATCAGATTATAGCCATGATTGAGAGCTCCAGCCGGGCAGGCTTCAACACATTTATTGCAGTGGAAGCATGGATTCTCATTTATTTCAATTGAGAAGTGTTTCAGGGGCACTGAAAGTAAGACTCCTCCGAATCTCACCCTTGGACCGAATTCTTCAGTTATCACAAGGCTGTTCTTTCCATAGAAACCCAGTCCAGCATTTACAGCCAGTCTTCTAAGGTCAAGTTCTGGCAGGGCGGCAGAGAGCACTTTCACCTTAACTCCCATTTCAGTCAGTTCCATACCAAGTCTGTTACCAATATAATCAAGCAGTATATCTACAAACTGTCTCCTTTCACTCCACTTTCTCAGCTTTGCATTGAGTAGAAGAGCTTCATCTTCCACCCCAATCCCGTAAATCACAACACTTTTAACCCATGGATAGCCTATCTCTGCGTCAAGCTCAGAACTGTAATAGATTCCTACAAGGTCGGCACCATCTGCATTGAGAATGGTGTTAATACTCTCATAAAGCTTTCTCTGTGCCACGAGTGTAATATTAAGGACTTCTCTCAATGGGATTCACCTCTATTCCAGCGGCCTGAATAACTAAATAGTTGAGCGTATCCTCATAAAATTTAGAAAAATCAATATAAAAATAGTTGGAACCCCGGGTTCTCCTCAGGTTCTCTTATATAACATTTCTGCCTATTCTTGATGAGCCATAACTCTGCTGGGAACCTGTAATAGGAAGTCCCATTCTAAGCCAGGAGATTATACCACCATGGATATGGGAGACATTGTTAAAACCCATGCCTCTTAGATAGGTGCAGGCGGAATAACTTCTGCTGCCGCTTCTGCAGTAAAGCAGTATCCTCTTATCCTTTGGCAACTTGT from archaeon BMS3Bbin15 harbors:
- a CDS encoding 50S ribosomal protein L15e, which codes for MAIYKYISQAWKRPKEGYLHELLRRRIPEWRAGASVVRVDTPTRVDRARALGYKAKQGIIVVRSRIRKGGRKKQRLNKGRRPKRMGVVKYTPQKSLQWLAEERAQRRYPNLEVLNSYWIGKDGRYEYYEVIFLDPSHPSIKKDGDLGWIASGKHRGRVFRGLTGAGKTSRGLRNKGEGAEKVRPSIRANKKRGK
- the algC gene encoding phosphomannomutase/phosphoglucomutase; translation: MEHIFRAYDIRGIFNKEFYAENAATIGTAFGTYLGGEGKVLVGMDSRVTSSIIERAFCSGLASTGIDVYSTGVVPIPVANFKTMKGDFKAGAYITASHNPPEYNGIRFRRSDGTGYTEENEEIKKIFFSGKFKTANWNRVGGLFTISPESTLKEYEEYLLPRFSPERSLKVIIDSGNGTASLTSPYLFRKLGFDVRTLNAQPDGTFPGRPNEPKEENLKDLMLSVREMKSDFGIAYDGDADRVVFIDDLGRVVQNEKIGIIVAREILREKGSGTVVANVECSSIVEEEISRAGGEVARVRVGDVFVCDAIKRYSAIFAMETSAHYFYPDFYYFDDPLVVSLKLAEILSKKDKKLSKMADDISSYPKAHENYSCKDSIKFRVIEKIIEKFRARGYRIDITDGARVEFDDGWALLRASNTTPLIRATVEARNEERLREFTRMVRDIFEDAKKEIE
- the ppsA gene encoding phosphoenolpyruvate synthase, with translation MNIVWFSEIRKGDIDIAGGKGANLGELTAAGLHVPEGFVITSQAYNKFMKKSGITDSVMEILSLANVDNNDELTEASEKIRALIDEMPVPEDIEKDIIESYRKLSGSESIFVAVRSSATAEDLPGASFAGQQDTFLNVKGEAEVVKYVRECWSSLFTPRAIFYREKQNFDHSKVSIAVVIQRMLNAEKAGVMFSVHPATGDTDEIVTEAAWGLGEGVVSGSVTPDHYIVSKSENKIIQIDIAKKETMFTRDEKTGKTVKIKVPDDKATAQVLSDDEILNLAEIGKKVEKHYDSPQDIEWAYEAGNLYLLQARPITVLYGKESDREEIKEDENEVIIKGLGASPGIGTGKARIISSTKELDMVKEGDILVATMTNPDMVPAMKRASAILTDEGGMTCHAAIVSRELGIPCVVGTGDATKQLGNDMEITVDGYRGVVYRGITEKADEVKEAPAPAATKIITATDVKANISIPEVAPRIAPFADGVGLLRVEHMILGIGKHPIKFIKDGEEDKLIDKIAEGVRKVARAFYPKPVWYRTLDAPTDEFRTLEGGEDEPHEHNPMLGWRGIRRGIDQPELLRAEFKAIKRLVDEGFVNIGVMIPLVQHPEELKAAKKIAAGVGLRPHKDVKFGIMVEIPAAALIIDDFIAEGLDFISFGTNDLTQYTLALDRNNERVAKLYSEKHPAVLKLIEMVIKSCRKAGVDTSICGQAGSDPQVAKKLVEFGITSISANPDAVETIREMVAKTEKRLLLDSIRD
- a CDS encoding DNA-binding transcriptional repressor PuuR, translating into MVTAQRFKESVQEIGGEIVASEIPGRTIKELRESMGVTQEEIGKLLGLRRETISRIENGNISPSFTSLKNFSRSIAALRAIRELFAREDASLIKKEEFNLLRPNFLRIYLNLPGQDVKLLYNLGEKGYLRSKKRILKVIK
- the obgE gene encoding GTPase ObgE/CgtA — translated: MNFKKIPRIMTSQELIDMAFSRSIKETKKKLSYLKGNRLNNARKIEQKKLEIASKESRQYLDTILKKTPSFTSLPDFYYELISLTIDIDKTRKALGALKWASERIGSLEGYYRGKIKASQTKEEFKKKRREFFGRLASVLRQIDGELEYLQVMKGKLKNLPIFKEEFTVVIAGAPNAGKSSLLKAITGASPKIEGYPFTTQKLLLGYMLDGVREYQIVDTPGLLDRNIEEMNPVERQAILALGNLADIIIFVYDPSETCGFSKSSQFDILENIQKNFNSNVLVMLSKADLLEKDEINEIVKFFHDKIYICSVKDNYGIDKIKEYIITEAKRII
- the arlR gene encoding response regulator ArlR, with translation MAKILVVDDEPDVAYLVKKILTDINHEVETANSGKEALDKIHSGYKPDLILLDVMMPEMDGWEVSRRIKENPSTKDVIITMFTVRSDDEDKVTSLDRGLADWHISKPFKKDTLIRTVEWLLTKPLKRED
- the minD_2 gene encoding septum site-determining protein MinD; translated protein: MGISIAVCSGKGGTGKTTISANMGVSLAQFGKNVIIIDSDIEMGNIELILGLEGVYKTLHDVLAGDVDVSEAIYDGPGGVKVVPAGISLDSLRKADPDKLEDVINVLKEAEILIIDAPAGLGRSVLTAISSAQEVLLVVNPEISSMSDALKTKIVANKLGAHILGTVLNRATSDSTDLTVMEIESILETPILAVVPDDPEVKHSSAFGVPVVIKSPNAPAAVAIKKLAADLIGEEYIVPVEEKPSFVNKLISGLFGK